A single genomic interval of Psychroserpens sp. NJDZ02 harbors:
- a CDS encoding YceI family protein — protein MKKIVLNLFAVAIVGLTVVGCKSDVKEAKTGDVETVVENNEAAKFKADPTNSMIVWKANKIVGGHEGTINVSNGVVEFEGDKLVGGSFMFDINTIKCTDIPADDEANGKLIGHLKGADFFDAEQFATAAFEITKVDGKNVSGNLTMKGIKKNITFPATVVVTGDDVTLSSDTFSIDRTEWNIMYNSGKTFDAAALGDKVIKDDVEIKIMVKAKKA, from the coding sequence ATGAAAAAAATTGTATTAAATCTTTTTGCTGTAGCCATAGTAGGATTAACTGTTGTTGGTTGTAAAAGCGATGTTAAGGAAGCAAAAACTGGAGACGTTGAAACTGTTGTTGAAAACAATGAAGCTGCTAAATTTAAAGCAGACCCAACAAACTCTATGATTGTTTGGAAAGCAAACAAAATTGTTGGTGGACATGAAGGAACTATAAACGTCTCTAATGGTGTTGTTGAATTTGAGGGTGATAAATTAGTAGGTGGAAGTTTTATGTTTGATATTAATACTATCAAGTGTACAGACATTCCTGCTGATGATGAAGCTAACGGAAAATTAATTGGACATTTAAAAGGCGCTGACTTTTTTGATGCAGAACAATTTGCTACTGCTGCTTTTGAAATAACTAAAGTAGACGGTAAAAATGTAAGTGGTAACTTAACAATGAAAGGTATCAAAAAGAATATAACTTTTCCTGCAACTGTTGTTGTTACTGGTGATGACGTAACTTTATCAAGTGATACTTTTTCAATTGACAGAACAGAATGGAATATTATGTATAATTCTGGAAAAACTTTTGACGCTGCTGCATTAGGAGACAAAGTAATAAAAGATGATGTAGAAATAAAAATAATGGTTAAAGCTAAAAAAGCTTAA
- a CDS encoding M15 family metallopeptidase — protein sequence MKFSLAFLLLFITTTCVAQLREGFVYAQDIIDDLAVELRYCNDNNFVGAQIDGYNKEVVIMTDLAAKALKKVQDTLKKQGLGIKIYDAYRPQRAVNHFVRWAKQINDTLKKRQFYPNVKKRNLFKQGYIASKSRHSSGSTLDLTIINLETGIALDMGSPFDFFGPESWVDNKNLTKKQQANRQLLQHVMLTNGFRNYSQEWWHFTLRGEPFRNQYFDFPIE from the coding sequence ATGAAGTTTAGCTTAGCATTTTTACTCTTATTTATTACAACTACTTGTGTTGCACAATTGCGTGAAGGCTTTGTATATGCACAAGATATTATTGATGATTTAGCGGTTGAGCTAAGATATTGTAACGATAACAATTTTGTTGGAGCGCAAATAGATGGCTATAATAAGGAGGTTGTTATTATGACAGACTTGGCAGCAAAAGCCTTAAAAAAAGTACAAGACACACTAAAAAAACAAGGTTTAGGTATTAAAATTTATGATGCTTATAGACCGCAACGTGCTGTAAATCATTTTGTACGTTGGGCAAAGCAAATTAATGACACGCTAAAGAAGCGACAGTTTTATCCAAACGTTAAAAAACGAAATCTTTTTAAACAAGGATATATCGCCTCAAAATCCAGACATAGTAGTGGTAGTACTTTGGATTTAACAATTATTAATTTAGAAACTGGTATAGCACTTGATATGGGAAGTCCTTTCGATTTTTTTGGTCCCGAATCTTGGGTCGATAATAAAAATCTGACTAAAAAGCAGCAGGCTAATAGACAATTATTACAACATGTCATGTTGACCAATGGGTTTAGAAACTATTCGCAAGAGTGGTGGCATTTTACTTTAAGAGGAGAGCCTTTTAGAAATCAATATTTTGATTTTCCTATAGAATAA
- a CDS encoding VOC family protein has product MTDKKNYPKSFSHIGITIPDINKAVQFYSEVMGWYIIMEPSKVKKEKETAIGQMCIDVFGEDWEMFEIAHLATSDGIGIELFSFPHGVKQAPEFNPFNTGLFHFCVQDPNIENLIDKIVSYGGKQRMPIREYYPKDKPFKMCYVEDPFGIVFEIYTHSYELTYSSGAYTK; this is encoded by the coding sequence ATGACAGATAAAAAAAATTATCCAAAATCTTTTTCTCATATTGGGATTACGATCCCTGACATAAACAAAGCTGTTCAATTTTATTCTGAAGTAATGGGATGGTATATTATTATGGAACCTTCTAAAGTTAAAAAAGAAAAAGAAACAGCTATAGGCCAGATGTGTATTGATGTCTTTGGCGAAGATTGGGAGATGTTTGAAATAGCACACTTAGCAACTTCTGACGGAATAGGTATTGAATTATTTTCTTTTCCACATGGTGTAAAACAAGCCCCAGAATTTAATCCTTTTAACACCGGACTCTTTCACTTTTGCGTGCAAGACCCCAATATTGAAAACCTTATTGATAAAATTGTCTCTTATGGAGGTAAACAGAGAATGCCTATTAGAGAGTATTACCCTAAAGACAAACCTTTTAAAATGTGCTATGTAGAAGATCCCTTTGGAATTGTTTTCGAAATATACACACATAGCTATGAGTTAACCTATTCTTCTGGCGCTTACACAAAATAA
- a CDS encoding winged helix-turn-helix transcriptional regulator → MIEKNYCPLNYTMNLIGTKWKPLILFHLLSGALRSGQLQKHISGISNKMFTQSVRELEKDGLITRKIYPVVPPKVEYKLSARGRSLEPILRSLDQWGVDDNLK, encoded by the coding sequence ATGATCGAAAAGAATTATTGTCCGCTTAATTATACCATGAATTTGATTGGGACTAAATGGAAGCCTCTTATTTTATTTCACTTATTGAGTGGCGCCTTGCGTTCAGGACAATTACAGAAGCATATTTCTGGGATTTCAAATAAAATGTTTACACAATCTGTTAGAGAGCTAGAAAAAGATGGTCTTATTACTAGAAAAATCTATCCTGTAGTTCCGCCAAAAGTAGAGTATAAATTGAGTGCTAGAGGACGCTCTTTGGAGCCTATTTTAAGAAGTTTAGATCAATGGGGAGTTGATGATAATTTAAAGTAA
- a CDS encoding nucleotide exchange factor GrpE has product MSKKSKKETDIEEEVNTTSTQADTDTTQEEVVEQLSPEEQLKADLQQEKDKFLRLFAEFENYKKRTSRERVELFQTASKDVMVSMLPILDDFERALLHIDDDKEAEELRKGVLLIYNKLLNALQQKGLATIEVRKGDVFNADHHEAITQIPAPTEDLKGKIIDVIEKGYKLGETVIRFPKVIIGQ; this is encoded by the coding sequence ATGAGCAAGAAAAGTAAAAAAGAAACAGACATAGAAGAGGAAGTAAATACAACTTCAACTCAAGCAGATACAGATACAACACAAGAAGAGGTTGTAGAACAACTATCTCCAGAAGAACAATTAAAAGCAGACTTACAGCAAGAAAAGGATAAGTTTTTACGCCTTTTTGCAGAGTTTGAAAACTACAAAAAACGGACGTCAAGAGAACGTGTTGAGTTGTTTCAGACGGCTAGTAAGGATGTAATGGTGTCAATGTTACCTATTTTAGATGATTTTGAACGCGCCTTATTGCATATCGATGATGATAAAGAAGCAGAGGAGTTACGTAAAGGAGTCTTGTTAATTTATAACAAACTATTAAATGCTTTACAACAAAAAGGATTAGCGACAATAGAAGTCAGAAAAGGGGATGTGTTTAATGCAGATCATCATGAGGCAATAACGCAAATCCCTGCACCTACAGAGGATCTAAAAGGTAAAATTATTGACGTTATAGAAAAAGGATATAAATTAGGTGAAACCGTTATACGTTTTCCTAAGGTAATTATAGGACAATAA